From the genome of Yersinia enterocolitica, one region includes:
- a CDS encoding molecular chaperone, which translates to MKLLKILLIGFFACGGYSAYASIQIMATRIIFDEKSKEQVIRVNNIGGLPSLVQVWLESDRDSIDSGDVEKEDLPFVISPPVSRINAGKGKSFRVFKTEEAKVKFPRDRETLLWVNVLDIPPEVENDNAKNKLNLAFRTRLKFLYRPIGLSSDPRVAAESVSWVAKRTGKAINIKGENKSPYHISIGKFVVTDGSKKIDLTGGMILPYSNYEFDFKVTDLSNQPIKLFYSYITDLGAFVEKEIILE; encoded by the coding sequence ATGAAGTTATTAAAAATACTTCTAATAGGTTTTTTTGCGTGTGGAGGATATTCGGCCTATGCCTCTATTCAAATTATGGCAACGCGAATAATTTTTGATGAAAAAAGTAAAGAACAAGTTATTAGAGTCAATAATATTGGGGGGCTCCCCTCATTAGTCCAAGTGTGGTTAGAATCCGATAGGGATTCCATAGATTCTGGTGATGTGGAAAAAGAAGATTTGCCTTTTGTTATTAGCCCTCCAGTTTCGCGAATAAATGCGGGGAAAGGAAAGTCGTTTAGAGTTTTTAAAACAGAAGAAGCAAAAGTAAAATTTCCCCGTGATAGAGAGACATTGCTCTGGGTAAATGTGCTTGATATACCACCAGAGGTGGAAAATGATAATGCAAAAAATAAGCTAAATCTTGCATTTCGTACACGCTTAAAGTTCTTATATCGCCCAATCGGCTTATCTTCAGATCCAAGAGTTGCGGCTGAAAGTGTTAGTTGGGTGGCAAAAAGGACAGGTAAGGCGATTAATATCAAAGGTGAGAATAAGTCACCGTATCACATATCAATCGGTAAATTTGTAGTAACTGATGGCAGCAAGAAAATTGATTTAACGGGAGGGATGATCCTTCCTTATTCGAACTATGAATTTGATTTTAAGGTTACAGATCTTAGTAATCAGCCTATTAAATTATTTTATAGCTATATTACTGATTTAGGTGCATTTGTAGAAAAGGAAATAATATTAGAATAA